The Methylacidimicrobium sp. B4 genome contains a region encoding:
- a CDS encoding polymer-forming cytoskeletal protein has product MDGAERMSLMPGSDLQGEIFANRDGWVGGKFSGTLVVAGRLVVSQSAEVRGVLVAGSMDVERGARVEGVCFVGPHGVEEWRRYRQAEGPE; this is encoded by the coding sequence ATGGACGGCGCGGAGAGAATGAGCCTCATGCCGGGGTCCGATCTCCAGGGTGAGATCTTTGCCAATCGAGATGGCTGGGTCGGCGGGAAGTTCTCCGGGACTCTGGTGGTCGCCGGGAGGCTTGTGGTTTCCCAGTCGGCCGAGGTGCGCGGAGTGCTCGTCGCGGGTAGCATGGACGTCGAGCGAGGCGCTCGCGTTGAGGGTGTGTGCTTCGTCGGTCCTCATGGGGTCGAGGAATGGAGGCGGTACCGGCAAGCGGAGGGGCCCGAATGA
- a CDS encoding acyl-protein synthetase produces MAKEKNGPIALQDLLGLPEGRRRWGELLLGLGPGEENRFRRLALTLCKVQARHVTPLERLLRAQGGDPRDWREIPPLPQELFKRASLFAHEPRTPQRVFETSGTTARERGRHSLLEVDLYRVVSTEGARRAGVPWEAVELHFLVASPEEAPRSSLSAMFGFWAEANPRPSHFWIRQGLLDETGLRAALARAVRENRPVGLCGTAFAFVPLLDCERGAPLPLPRGSFLLETGGFKGRTREISKRDFYHALETTFGIPTSQIWSEYGMTELSSQAYAQGVEGTHRTPPWTRVRVLDPLTGLESPIGARGLAAWIDLANIDSVLGIQTQDEAIATGDGFRLLGRSRAAPLRGCSLTVEDLRSQ; encoded by the coding sequence ATGGCAAAAGAGAAAAACGGACCGATCGCGCTCCAGGATCTCCTTGGCCTCCCGGAGGGCCGAAGGCGCTGGGGCGAGCTCCTTTTGGGCCTTGGGCCGGGTGAGGAGAACCGTTTTCGTCGGCTGGCGCTCACCCTCTGCAAGGTGCAGGCGAGGCACGTTACGCCTCTGGAGCGGCTGTTGCGGGCCCAGGGCGGCGACCCCCGCGATTGGCGTGAGATTCCTCCTCTCCCCCAAGAGCTCTTCAAGAGGGCGTCCTTGTTTGCCCATGAGCCCCGGACTCCCCAACGAGTCTTCGAAACGAGCGGAACGACCGCTCGAGAGCGCGGACGCCACTCCCTCCTTGAGGTCGATCTCTATCGGGTCGTGAGCACCGAAGGAGCCAGGAGAGCGGGCGTCCCCTGGGAGGCGGTTGAGCTCCACTTCCTCGTCGCTTCCCCCGAAGAAGCTCCTCGCTCTTCGCTATCGGCGATGTTCGGATTCTGGGCGGAAGCCAACCCCCGGCCGTCCCATTTCTGGATTCGCCAGGGTCTGCTCGATGAGACGGGGCTACGAGCCGCGCTCGCGCGCGCCGTTCGCGAGAACCGACCGGTGGGACTCTGCGGGACCGCCTTTGCGTTCGTCCCTCTTCTCGATTGCGAAAGGGGGGCACCCCTGCCGCTGCCTCGGGGAAGCTTCCTTTTGGAGACGGGCGGCTTCAAGGGACGGACCCGCGAGATCTCCAAGCGCGACTTTTATCACGCCCTGGAGACGACGTTCGGCATTCCGACAAGTCAGATCTGGAGCGAATACGGGATGACCGAGCTCTCGAGCCAAGCCTACGCGCAAGGCGTAGAAGGAACCCACCGGACTCCACCCTGGACACGCGTTCGGGTCCTCGACCCGCTCACTGGCCTGGAATCCCCGATTGGAGCCAGAGGCTTGGCGGCCTGGATCGACCTCGCCAACATCGATTCGGTTCTCGGGATCCAGACCCAGGACGAAGCGATTGCGACAGGAGACGGATTCCGCCTCCTCGGTCGATCCCGTGCGGCCCCCTTGCGCGGCTGCTCCCTCACCGTCGAGGACCTTCGATCGCAATGA
- a CDS encoding recombinase family protein produces MKLSVWARRQGIGSKTAWRMGKDGKLPAPIEQLPIGTVIVHAEERQPGGVALYARVSSADQKADLDRQLAGLAEWALAKRLPIVDALKEVGSGMTGHRKGLLRLLRDPKVGVILLEHRDRLMRAKKALEALHE; encoded by the coding sequence ATGAAGCTGAGCGTCTGGGCAAGGCGGCAGGGGATTGGCTCCAAGACGGCTTGGCGGATGGGGAAGGACGGCAAGCTGCCCGCGCCGATCGAGCAGTTGCCGATTGGGACGGTGATCGTGCATGCGGAGGAGAGGCAGCCCGGCGGAGTTGCCCTTTACGCGCGCGTCTCCAGCGCCGACCAGAAGGCCGATCTGGACAGGCAGTTGGCGGGGCTGGCGGAGTGGGCGCTCGCCAAGCGGTTGCCGATCGTCGATGCGCTCAAGGAGGTTGGCTCTGGGATGACCGGCCATCGCAAGGGGCTCTTGCGGCTCTTGCGCGATCCAAAGGTCGGCGTCATTCTGCTCGAGCATCGGGACCGGTTGATGCGGGCGAAAAAGGCGCTCGAGGCTCTCCATGAGTGA
- the moaC gene encoding cyclic pyranopterin monophosphate synthase MoaC, translating into MKPSSTPSSASFSHLDDAGRARMVRVTEKEDQNRRAVAEGILRLAPETVEKLRKEALPKGDVLTVAQVAGILGAKKTADLIPLCHPLPLHHVEVRFAVEPDRVRILAAAETVGKTGVEMEALTAVAVAALTLYDMCKAVDKGMSIEGVRLLKKEKEPVAGREGQ; encoded by the coding sequence ATGAAGCCCTCCTCGACCCCTTCCTCCGCCTCCTTCTCCCATCTCGATGACGCTGGGCGCGCACGCATGGTCCGCGTGACTGAGAAGGAGGACCAGAATCGCCGGGCGGTTGCGGAGGGGATCTTGCGGCTGGCCCCGGAGACGGTCGAAAAGCTCCGGAAGGAGGCCCTCCCCAAAGGGGACGTGCTCACCGTCGCCCAGGTAGCCGGGATCCTGGGGGCAAAGAAGACGGCGGACCTCATTCCTCTCTGTCATCCGCTGCCTCTCCACCATGTAGAAGTTCGGTTCGCGGTCGAGCCGGATCGGGTCCGGATTCTCGCCGCAGCGGAGACGGTGGGAAAGACCGGTGTCGAAATGGAAGCGCTGACGGCCGTTGCGGTTGCGGCATTGACCTTGTACGACATGTGCAAGGCGGTCGACAAGGGCATGTCGATCGAGGGGGTGCGCCTCCTCAAGAAGGAGAAGGAGCCGGTTGCGGGGAGGGAAGGGCAATGA
- a CDS encoding VIT1/CCC1 transporter family protein, which yields MLRKYCLAEKRSAEAYRDLAERENDLRRREVFLRLAEAEERHAARWEEELHARGVPPPDLSGGWRRQWRRWWRRAVDPTLIIRNLERAEDRQEEQYLGHRKAGLIPEELSAAYGEMAAEERAHAQALQALGTSSRPKSVAEGILARERWHKRGGGWVADAIYGVNDGLGAVFGIVSGVASATENQTHYVLLSGLAGMLASALSMGAGAYLAAKSEREVYEAEMAREAEEIARHPEEEREEMALFYELQGFDREEAQAMSGKLFARPDQFLAAMSRSELGLAEESFPRPATACLSASISTGIGALVPLLPFFFCGGLWAISLSFAISLIAHFLVGAAKSWITTRPWWSSGLEMTAVGVLEAVATYMLGLLFRVHA from the coding sequence ATGCTGCGGAAGTACTGCCTTGCCGAAAAGAGAAGTGCGGAGGCCTATCGGGATCTGGCCGAGCGGGAGAACGACCTCCGCCGAAGGGAGGTCTTCCTCCGCCTGGCGGAAGCCGAGGAGAGACACGCGGCCCGGTGGGAGGAAGAGCTGCACGCACGGGGAGTCCCGCCTCCCGACCTCTCGGGAGGCTGGCGACGGCAGTGGCGCCGCTGGTGGCGGCGGGCGGTCGATCCGACCCTGATCATCCGGAATCTGGAGAGGGCCGAGGATCGACAAGAAGAGCAATACCTGGGGCACCGGAAGGCTGGCCTGATCCCCGAGGAGTTGAGCGCCGCCTACGGAGAGATGGCGGCCGAAGAGCGCGCCCACGCCCAGGCCCTGCAGGCACTCGGCACGTCCAGCCGACCCAAGAGCGTCGCCGAGGGGATTCTCGCCCGGGAACGTTGGCACAAGCGGGGCGGCGGATGGGTGGCCGACGCGATCTATGGCGTCAACGACGGTTTGGGTGCGGTCTTCGGGATCGTCTCCGGAGTGGCGAGCGCCACGGAGAACCAGACCCACTATGTACTCCTTTCCGGGTTAGCGGGCATGCTCGCCTCAGCTCTTTCGATGGGTGCGGGCGCCTATCTCGCGGCAAAGAGCGAACGGGAGGTCTACGAGGCGGAAATGGCCCGGGAAGCCGAAGAGATTGCACGACACCCTGAGGAAGAAAGGGAAGAGATGGCGCTCTTTTATGAGCTCCAGGGCTTCGATCGGGAAGAAGCGCAAGCCATGTCGGGGAAGCTCTTTGCCCGTCCCGACCAGTTTCTGGCAGCGATGTCTCGGTCGGAGCTGGGGCTTGCCGAGGAATCGTTTCCCCGCCCGGCGACCGCCTGCCTTTCCGCATCGATCTCCACGGGGATCGGCGCCTTGGTTCCGCTCCTTCCCTTCTTTTTTTGCGGCGGACTTTGGGCGATCTCGCTCTCGTTTGCCATCAGCCTGATCGCTCACTTCCTCGTCGGTGCGGCCAAATCCTGGATCACGACTCGCCCATGGTGGTCCTCCGGGCTCGAGATGACGGCGGTGGGTGTGTTGGAGGCGGTCGCGACGTACATGCTGGGCCTTCTCTTTCGTGTCCATGCGTAG
- a CDS encoding acyl-CoA reductase encodes MTAADRIEQLAPTCRLFPELGISGPDDLRTLLEIALGSPKALDGFVPYGGIWSHAVAPRRIYHVLASTLPVSGWRSLLEGLLLGSENLLQCPEEQRDAMARFRAALPPALRKLTRILPSYSEEILASADAVVVFGRDETIDHFRSRCRNGQIFVGYGHRASLLWLGGIRQPTQVLAQALARDLTAYDQLGCLSPQCLIVEPGAAVLSLAKLLIRALSEEARARPVRRRAEEAARIREARTVARALGWPTWDDGEELQWTLAVRDLPQFAPTCGHRVLYLDPVPRKRLADWLAPLQGHLSSVGVGAALPASLRKLFCRLGASRFCPAGTMQSPSPLWHHDGRPPLTDLIRWIDWEGPFLKP; translated from the coding sequence ATGACGGCGGCGGATCGCATCGAGCAGCTGGCTCCGACCTGCCGTCTCTTCCCCGAGCTCGGGATCTCGGGTCCCGACGATCTCCGCACGCTCCTGGAGATCGCCTTGGGAAGCCCGAAAGCCCTCGATGGCTTCGTGCCATACGGCGGCATCTGGAGCCACGCGGTCGCACCGCGACGGATTTACCACGTCTTGGCGAGCACCCTTCCCGTTTCGGGATGGCGCTCTCTCCTGGAAGGCCTGCTTCTGGGATCGGAGAATCTTCTCCAGTGTCCCGAGGAACAGCGGGATGCGATGGCCCGTTTTCGCGCGGCTCTGCCGCCGGCTCTCCGGAAGCTGACCCGGATATTGCCATCGTATTCCGAGGAGATCCTCGCCTCGGCTGACGCCGTCGTGGTCTTTGGGAGGGACGAGACCATCGATCACTTCCGGTCGCGCTGCCGGAACGGGCAGATCTTCGTCGGCTACGGACATCGAGCGAGCCTGCTCTGGCTCGGGGGGATCCGCCAGCCGACGCAGGTCCTGGCGCAAGCCCTCGCTCGAGACCTGACGGCCTATGATCAGCTGGGCTGCCTCTCCCCGCAGTGCCTCATCGTCGAGCCCGGAGCCGCGGTCCTCTCCTTGGCAAAGCTCTTGATCCGTGCGCTTTCCGAGGAGGCTCGGGCTCGACCCGTTCGCCGCCGCGCCGAGGAGGCCGCTCGGATCCGCGAAGCCCGCACGGTCGCTCGCGCGCTCGGCTGGCCCACCTGGGACGACGGGGAGGAGCTCCAATGGACCCTCGCGGTCCGCGATCTCCCCCAATTTGCGCCCACCTGCGGCCATCGGGTTCTCTACCTCGACCCGGTTCCGAGAAAACGGCTCGCGGATTGGCTGGCTCCGCTCCAGGGTCATCTCTCCTCGGTCGGAGTCGGAGCAGCATTACCGGCTTCCCTCCGCAAGCTCTTTTGCCGTCTTGGAGCGAGCCGCTTCTGCCCGGCGGGAACGATGCAGTCCCCCTCTCCCCTCTGGCATCACGACGGAAGGCCACCGCTGACCGACCTGATCCGCTGGATCGATTGGGAAGGACCGTTCCTAAAACCATAG
- a CDS encoding molybdopterin molybdotransferase MoeA codes for MVAAEEAWRILGSWAQPIETERVPLGNLSGRVLAEEIRAETPLPPFSRSLVDGYAVRSEDLPGPLPVCGISAAGRPFSGTLPPGKAVRILTGAMVPEGATQVVMQEEVEPADGAVFVRPSPGSSHIQSKGEDARTGELLLGPGVRIGAGQVALLASLGRSEASVFRRLRLAHLLSGDELAPAGGSLSAGTIYDVNGPMMAALLARSGVDRIVQRWVPDLPEPMERTIGEWIPEVDLLILSGGLGPGETDLVPKVLASLGCTIHFHGVEIRPGKPALFASRGRTLVLGLPGNPGAHLALFWLFVKPLLDALSGAPFAIPWQTGRLRVDLPCRPLLRETFWPVTTAIQEGSVWLEPIPWTGSASVRVLAHAQGFARLRKGRGPFAAKELLSFFSFS; via the coding sequence ATGGTAGCGGCGGAAGAAGCATGGCGCATCCTGGGAAGCTGGGCTCAGCCGATCGAGACCGAACGGGTGCCACTGGGCAATCTCTCCGGCAGAGTGCTGGCCGAGGAGATTCGAGCGGAAACCCCACTCCCTCCCTTTTCCCGGTCGCTGGTGGATGGATATGCGGTGCGCTCCGAGGATCTGCCTGGCCCGCTCCCCGTCTGCGGGATCTCTGCGGCGGGTCGGCCATTCTCTGGAACGCTCCCTCCGGGGAAGGCGGTGCGGATCCTGACGGGGGCGATGGTTCCGGAAGGTGCGACTCAAGTCGTGATGCAGGAAGAGGTGGAGCCTGCGGATGGAGCGGTCTTCGTTCGCCCTTCGCCCGGCTCCTCCCATATCCAATCCAAGGGCGAGGATGCAAGGACGGGCGAGCTCTTGTTGGGCCCTGGGGTCCGGATCGGGGCGGGTCAAGTCGCCCTCCTGGCAAGCTTGGGGAGAAGCGAAGCCTCCGTTTTCCGGCGACTGCGCCTGGCGCATCTGCTCTCCGGGGACGAGCTCGCTCCAGCAGGGGGATCTCTCTCCGCGGGTACGATCTACGATGTCAATGGGCCAATGATGGCCGCTCTCTTGGCGCGGAGCGGGGTCGATCGGATCGTACAGCGATGGGTCCCGGATCTTCCGGAGCCAATGGAACGGACGATCGGAGAGTGGATTCCCGAGGTCGATCTCCTCATCCTTTCCGGAGGCCTGGGACCGGGCGAAACCGACCTCGTGCCGAAGGTGCTGGCGTCCCTGGGGTGCACGATCCATTTCCACGGGGTGGAGATTCGCCCGGGGAAGCCTGCTCTCTTCGCTTCTCGGGGAAGGACGCTGGTGTTGGGTCTGCCCGGCAATCCGGGTGCTCATCTGGCGCTTTTCTGGCTCTTCGTGAAGCCCCTGCTCGACGCTCTTTCCGGGGCGCCCTTCGCCATTCCTTGGCAGACCGGACGCCTCCGCGTCGATCTTCCTTGCCGCCCGCTGCTCCGCGAGACCTTCTGGCCGGTCACGACAGCGATTCAAGAAGGGTCGGTCTGGCTTGAGCCCATCCCTTGGACCGGGTCGGCCTCGGTACGGGTCCTGGCTCACGCGCAAGGGTTCGCCCGACTCCGGAAAGGAAGGGGACCCTTTGCGGCCAAGGAGCTCCTCTCCTTTTTCTCCTTCTCATGA
- the hisI gene encoding phosphoribosyl-AMP cyclohydrolase, with product MSVGSEIEEGTRLQPRFDAAGTIPCITVDAETGEVLMVAYMNREALDQTIRTGLATYYSRSRRKLWVKGEESGFVQRVQELRVDCDQDCLLLKVSVKGGASCHVGYRSCFYRRLKPGPSGDLEFVEAAKVFDPKKVYRQGS from the coding sequence ATGAGCGTGGGTTCGGAAATCGAGGAGGGCACCCGTCTCCAACCCCGGTTTGATGCGGCCGGAACGATCCCTTGCATCACCGTGGACGCCGAGACAGGCGAGGTGCTCATGGTTGCCTACATGAACCGGGAGGCGCTCGACCAGACGATTCGCACGGGCTTGGCCACCTACTATAGCCGCTCGCGCCGGAAGCTCTGGGTGAAAGGGGAAGAGTCGGGCTTCGTCCAGCGGGTCCAAGAGCTGCGGGTCGACTGTGACCAGGATTGCCTTTTGCTGAAGGTTTCCGTGAAGGGCGGGGCCTCTTGTCATGTGGGCTATCGGAGCTGCTTCTATCGACGGCTCAAGCCGGGCCCTTCGGGTGATCTTGAATTCGTCGAAGCCGCAAAGGTCTTCGATCCCAAGAAGGTCTACCGACAAGGCTCCTGA
- the mutS gene encoding DNA mismatch repair protein MutS, which yields MKSSQSQPEVKASPETPMMAQYRERKAELPADVLLLFRLGDFYELFGEDAQAGASLLGLALTHRQGMPMCGMPVDSADGYIARLVEAGRRVAVCEQVEAPKPGRLVRREITRVISPGSLLDPSSLRSKENNFCLALVPGRNQMGAAAIDLGTGEFRAGELGGEGELADLLCRLRPSEILLPEEAADPRTCRTRDKGLQALLGACAKPVLTRHKKWAFTEEHASTLLLSHFGTKSLAGFGLAAAPLALSAAGGLFHYLREELRQDLSHVRDIAPICRADLLVLDAVAQRTLELLSALGQGKSFLEAIDRTLTPGGGRLLRQWVCEPLGDRTRIQARQDGIAFWAERDRSRRELRELLRTIRDLERLLAKVAQGSASPREIGAIKDSLKPLSKIRDLLALSGEWASRRGDLEPQEDLVAEIERALVADLPLSCREGGIFQSGFDPALDALREAAESGKEWLLAFERSERERTGLRSLKLRYHPVFGYLLEVPRGQLSHVPSDYVRRQTLANAERFTRPELQEMEQKILGAEGRARELERELFRSLQQLLCARLPALQRAARALNEIDVAAALAELARERGYVRPEMVEEPIVEIVGGRHPVVEQALVGERFVPNDTYLDGRHARLAILTGPNMAGKSTYLRQIALICLLAHIGSFVPAARAKIGILDRIFTRIGASDDLASGQSTFLVEMQETANLLRHSTERSLVILDEVGRGTSTFDGLSIAWAVAEELCDRNRCLTLFATHYHELAELARNRSAVRNLSLAVREIDGEAVYLRKVVEGVIDKSYGLQVARLAGLPERTIARAAEVLSGLEAEEEDPGSKAVEARRRRRREEAEDLPLFPGWQRQNGKEGDRVG from the coding sequence ATGAAGTCGTCACAATCCCAACCAGAGGTCAAGGCTTCGCCCGAGACGCCGATGATGGCGCAGTACCGTGAAAGGAAAGCCGAGCTGCCCGCAGATGTCCTGCTCCTTTTCCGGCTGGGGGATTTCTACGAGCTTTTCGGGGAAGACGCCCAGGCGGGGGCGAGCCTTCTGGGGCTGGCTCTGACCCACAGGCAGGGGATGCCGATGTGCGGAATGCCGGTCGATTCGGCCGACGGCTACATCGCCCGGCTCGTCGAGGCGGGGAGGCGGGTAGCGGTCTGCGAGCAGGTGGAAGCCCCGAAGCCCGGACGGCTGGTTCGGCGAGAGATCACCCGGGTCATCAGCCCGGGCAGCCTGCTCGACCCGAGCTCGCTCCGCTCGAAGGAGAATAACTTCTGCCTGGCTCTGGTTCCTGGTCGAAATCAGATGGGCGCGGCGGCTATCGACTTGGGAACGGGCGAGTTTCGCGCGGGGGAGCTGGGAGGAGAGGGGGAGCTGGCCGACCTGCTCTGCCGCCTGCGGCCGAGCGAGATCCTCCTGCCGGAAGAGGCGGCCGATCCGCGGACGTGCCGGACTCGGGACAAGGGGCTCCAAGCCCTTCTCGGAGCCTGCGCCAAGCCCGTGCTGACCCGGCACAAGAAGTGGGCCTTCACAGAGGAGCATGCTTCGACGCTCTTGCTCTCTCATTTCGGAACGAAATCCCTGGCGGGATTCGGGCTGGCTGCGGCCCCGCTGGCTCTATCGGCCGCGGGGGGGCTCTTTCACTACCTGCGGGAGGAGCTCCGGCAAGATCTCTCTCACGTGCGGGACATCGCCCCGATCTGCCGGGCCGACCTGCTCGTCCTGGACGCCGTGGCGCAGCGTACCCTGGAGCTTCTCTCCGCCCTGGGCCAAGGAAAGAGCTTTCTGGAGGCCATCGATCGGACACTGACGCCCGGAGGGGGAAGGCTCTTGCGCCAGTGGGTCTGCGAGCCTCTCGGCGACCGGACGAGGATTCAGGCCCGCCAGGATGGCATCGCGTTTTGGGCGGAGCGAGATCGGAGCCGGCGGGAGCTTCGGGAGCTTCTTCGGACCATCCGGGATTTGGAGCGGCTGCTTGCGAAGGTTGCGCAGGGATCGGCGAGCCCCCGGGAGATTGGAGCGATCAAGGATTCTCTCAAGCCGCTCTCGAAGATCCGCGATCTTCTGGCTCTTTCCGGAGAGTGGGCAAGCCGGCGGGGCGATCTCGAGCCGCAGGAGGACCTGGTAGCGGAGATCGAGCGGGCCCTTGTGGCCGACCTCCCTCTCTCCTGCCGGGAAGGAGGCATCTTTCAATCGGGTTTCGACCCTGCCTTGGACGCCCTGCGCGAAGCGGCCGAGAGCGGGAAAGAGTGGCTCCTGGCCTTTGAGCGGAGCGAGCGGGAGCGAACGGGCCTCCGGTCGCTCAAGCTCCGCTACCATCCGGTCTTCGGCTACCTGTTGGAAGTGCCTCGCGGCCAGCTCTCTCATGTTCCCTCGGACTATGTCCGGCGGCAGACCTTGGCGAATGCGGAACGATTCACGCGGCCGGAGCTGCAGGAGATGGAACAGAAGATCCTCGGTGCGGAGGGTCGTGCGCGCGAGCTCGAGCGGGAGCTCTTCCGATCCCTGCAGCAACTTCTTTGCGCGCGGCTCCCCGCTCTTCAGAGGGCTGCGCGGGCGCTCAACGAGATCGACGTCGCCGCAGCTCTGGCCGAGCTCGCTCGGGAGAGGGGGTATGTTCGTCCCGAGATGGTGGAAGAACCGATCGTCGAAATCGTCGGTGGCCGCCATCCGGTTGTCGAGCAGGCTCTGGTTGGCGAACGTTTCGTTCCCAACGACACCTACCTCGATGGCCGCCATGCGCGCTTGGCCATCCTTACTGGGCCGAACATGGCCGGCAAGAGCACCTACTTGCGGCAGATCGCCCTCATCTGCCTGCTCGCGCATATCGGCTCCTTCGTGCCCGCAGCGCGAGCAAAGATCGGAATCCTTGACCGGATCTTCACGAGGATCGGGGCCAGCGATGACCTTGCGAGCGGCCAGAGCACCTTCCTGGTCGAAATGCAGGAGACGGCCAATCTTCTCCGCCACTCCACCGAAAGGAGCCTGGTGATCCTGGACGAGGTGGGCCGCGGGACAAGCACCTTCGACGGCCTCTCCATCGCCTGGGCGGTGGCCGAGGAGCTCTGCGACCGAAACCGCTGCCTCACCCTCTTTGCCACCCACTACCACGAGCTGGCCGAGCTGGCCCGGAACCGGAGTGCGGTACGCAATCTCTCCCTGGCCGTTCGAGAGATCGATGGGGAGGCGGTCTACTTGCGAAAGGTCGTCGAAGGGGTCATCGACAAGAGCTATGGGCTCCAGGTGGCCCGGCTAGCGGGCTTGCCCGAGCGGACGATCGCCCGAGCGGCGGAGGTGCTATCGGGGCTCGAAGCCGAGGAGGAGGATCCGGGGAGCAAGGCGGTAGAGGCTCGCCGTCGCCGGCGCCGCGAGGAGGCCGAAGATCTCCCCCTCTTCCCCGGCTGGCAGCGGCAGAACGGGAAGGAGGGAGATCGCGTCGGATGA
- the recN gene encoding DNA repair protein RecN has translation MLRFLRVEHLPLIGCLEWELDPGFTVVTGETGAGKSLLIGALGLLLGNRADRSLYLDGEKTCSVEGEFFLEEGAAETLSSLLESSGADPCEEGRLLVKRSLPASGASRQFVNGCSTTLTVLRQVGDSLLDLHGPHEHQSLLQRSSQLFLLDAFGGLQALVAHVGEIYEKLEWARRREQMLSDPERERRRLLRMNVIQEIGDAAVRLEEEEEILRELELSRHGWKLLEMVGELNALLFTEEGALERVSRARRVLAGWSSLDAPGAAKAEELLEAAAVGLREMETLLIDYRERLEVDPERLNALEQRRSVLEGLKRKYGPTLSDVLRTLRAAERERSEEEEELRHHRQLAEERPGLERLFEEAYRQLSEARRRVGETLTQKVSHELAELGFPRAEFCVDWITRPHPGRRGAEEVEFLFAPNPGRPPLPLREAASSGEMARFMLALKTVLAAVDHVPILVFDEIDANVAGETAWKVGAHLRNLGRQHQVICVTHLAPVAAQGDSHFRVRKEHSAEGTSVSFERLSLLQRKEELARMLGGKSEESLALAERMLSGGPRPASSSIRRQED, from the coding sequence GTGCTCCGTTTTCTCCGCGTCGAACACCTGCCTCTGATCGGCTGTCTCGAATGGGAGCTCGATCCCGGATTTACGGTGGTCACCGGCGAGACCGGCGCCGGAAAATCCCTGTTGATCGGGGCCTTGGGCCTCCTTCTGGGCAATCGGGCAGACCGATCGCTCTATCTCGATGGCGAGAAGACCTGTTCGGTCGAAGGGGAATTTTTCCTGGAAGAAGGAGCGGCGGAGACCTTGAGCTCTCTTCTGGAATCGAGCGGCGCGGACCCCTGCGAGGAAGGGCGGCTGCTGGTGAAACGGAGCCTCCCCGCATCCGGAGCGAGCCGACAGTTCGTCAATGGCTGCTCGACCACGCTGACCGTCCTGCGGCAGGTCGGCGACTCCCTCCTCGACCTCCACGGCCCGCATGAGCACCAATCTCTTCTCCAGAGGAGCTCCCAGCTCTTCCTTCTCGATGCCTTCGGCGGCTTGCAGGCGCTGGTCGCCCATGTTGGGGAGATCTATGAGAAGCTCGAATGGGCACGAAGGCGGGAACAGATGCTCTCCGATCCGGAGCGCGAACGCCGCCGTCTCCTGCGCATGAACGTCATTCAAGAGATCGGAGACGCGGCCGTTCGCCTGGAAGAAGAGGAAGAGATCCTCCGGGAGCTCGAGCTTTCCCGTCATGGATGGAAGCTGCTCGAGATGGTGGGTGAGCTTAATGCGCTCCTCTTCACCGAGGAGGGCGCCCTCGAGCGGGTCTCCCGCGCGCGCCGGGTGCTGGCGGGCTGGTCGAGCCTCGATGCTCCAGGTGCTGCGAAAGCCGAAGAGCTGCTGGAAGCCGCTGCCGTCGGCCTTCGGGAGATGGAGACCCTCCTCATCGATTACCGGGAACGGCTCGAAGTCGATCCCGAGCGGCTCAATGCCCTGGAACAGCGGAGAAGCGTCCTCGAGGGGTTGAAGCGGAAATATGGCCCCACTCTCTCCGACGTGCTCCGGACGCTGCGGGCTGCGGAACGGGAGCGCTCCGAAGAGGAGGAGGAGCTCCGGCACCATCGCCAGCTCGCGGAAGAGCGGCCCGGGCTCGAGCGTCTCTTCGAGGAAGCGTATCGCCAGCTCAGCGAAGCAAGGCGGCGCGTAGGGGAAACGCTCACCCAAAAGGTTTCCCACGAGCTTGCCGAGCTCGGGTTTCCTCGGGCGGAGTTTTGTGTCGACTGGATCACCCGACCCCATCCGGGAAGAAGAGGTGCGGAAGAAGTGGAGTTTCTTTTTGCGCCCAACCCTGGTCGGCCGCCCCTCCCTCTCCGGGAGGCCGCATCGAGTGGCGAAATGGCCCGGTTCATGCTTGCCCTCAAGACCGTCCTCGCCGCGGTCGATCACGTTCCGATCCTCGTCTTCGACGAGATCGACGCGAACGTGGCGGGCGAAACCGCATGGAAGGTGGGTGCCCATCTCCGGAACCTGGGCAGGCAGCATCAAGTCATCTGCGTGACTCATCTCGCCCCAGTCGCGGCTCAGGGCGACTCGCATTTTCGCGTGAGAAAAGAGCACTCGGCTGAGGGGACCTCAGTCTCGTTCGAACGCTTGAGCCTCCTCCAAAGAAAAGAGGAGCTGGCGCGCATGCTAGGAGGCAAAAGCGAGGAATCGCTCGCCTTGGCCGAGCGCATGCTTTCGGGAGGTCCGCGTCCGGCATCCTCCTCTATTCGGCGGCAGGAGGACTGA